The stretch of DNA TGAAGACACGGTTGGTCTCGACCTCGGCGTACTAAATTTCGTGTACGACTCCGAAGGTCGCACCATCGACCGTCTCGACTTGTCCGACGACCGAGAGCGTTTGGAACGCGAGCAACGCTCGCTCTCTCGCAAACAGTACGAATCTCAAAACTGGGAGAAACAGCGCCGTCGCGTTGCCAAAGTGCACGCGAGAATGTCGAACAAGAAGCGTGATTACAAGCACAAAATCGCACACTTCTACGCGACGGAGTACGACGCGGTGTTTGTCGAGGACTTGAACGTGAGGTCGATGCTGGAATCAGATGGCAACGCGCGGAACAAGGCTGAAGTAGGGTGGAGTGATTTCAGAGCGATTCTCGAACACCATTGTGACAAGCACGGAACGCATTACGTCGAAGTGAATCCCAGCGGAACGACGAAGGAATGCGCTGAGTGTGGTGCGGAGTCGGATAAGCCGTTGTGGGTTCGAGAGCATTCGTGCCCATCGTGTGGATTCGAGACTGATAGGGATTGGAATGCGGCGTTGAACGTGAAATCGCGCGGATTGTCGGAACTAGGAGTGGTTCACTCCAAAGGCACGCCTGTGGAGACTGCTACCTCTGCGGACACTCGTTCTGTGTCTGCAAGTCGCGTCGTAGAAACAGGAAGCTCCGTCCTCAAGGAACGAGTCGCGTTAGCGACGAGTGAGTAGGGCGGAGTAGTTCACTTTCGCCGTCGAGCGAGGGCACCAATCGACAGCGTTGCGAGGGCTGCGAGCGCGCCGAATCCGGGCATTTCGTCGTCTCCGCCACCGTCGGTCCCGTCAGTCTGCTCGGTCGCGTTCGTGTCCCCGTTCGAGTCCGTCACGTCCGTGTTCGAGTCGGCGGGCTCGAATCGTTCGTCGGCCGGCGCGTCGAGCTGGAGCACGACGACGACCCCCGCGTGTGTGGCGTTGGTCTCGTAGGTCCAGCCGCCGCCGGCTTCCGCGTAGGGTTCCGCGGCGGTCACGGGATCGATATCCGTGTCCCAGCCGTCGCCCTCGGGAATCTGTTGGATGTAGCCGACGAGGTCGATTCTGTCCGCGTGCTCGCCGCTGATCTCCGCTTCGCCGTATTCGACGGTCGCGTCTTCCGGGAGTCCGTGCATCTCGATGCAGTGAGTGTCCATGTAGCCGTCACCCTGTGAGATGTCCGGACTCGTTCCGAACTCGTCGGCGTCGAGCGGTCGGTCGTAGTGGTCGGTCATGGGGAACTGCACGGTCATCGGGTCCGCGTGCGAGTGCCAGCTCGTGACGTTGTTCGTCGGGATCGTCACGGACGTGTTCGGCACGGACTCGCCGACGACCGGATCGCCGTTCTCGTTGACGAGCGTGACACAGACCTTCCCGGAGCCATCTCCGAGGTACGGATTCCGGTACTCGTCGCGCGGGTTCTCGTAGCTGATCCAGCTACCGTCGCTCGCGGCCGCCTCGAAGTACGGATCGCCCTGTTCCGGTGCGGGCTTGACGTATTCAGCCTCCGAGACGGTCCCGTTCGAATCCGGATCCACGACGCCCGCGGACGCACCCGCCGCACCCGCCGCGACGAGGCTCGCGACCACGGCCAGCCCGAGCCCCAGTGCGAGCAGCGACTGCCGCCAACTCGGGCCACGTTCTCGAAACCTGGCCATGGTTACGTCCCCACCTCGGCTTCGACGGCTGCGGTCTCGATCGTGTGACTGTTTCGCCTCGACGACTGTCGTCTGGGACTACTGGTCATCGATCCGGAGTATCGGATTCACCGTTCTATATATGAGCCGCGTACTCGAGGAGTAGCGGGTCCCTACGCCCGGTAGGCGGTCGCTGAAGCGGTCGGCGGTTCCCGAAGGGAGTGGAAAACCGTGGACCCAAACTGGACGCTGGGGCGGTCGGCGACGACGTCGACGCGGGAGTACCGAGCAGCGGCGTTCGGGTTCCGTTCCGAACGCCCGTCGCGCTGGTCGAGTCAGGTATCGGTGGTGTCCTCGAGAGAAAAATCCGAGAGCGAGTCGTCGACGGGTGTAAAACACGTACTCCCGCATCGGCACCCGTCTCGGCTGCCGATCGGACGAATCTTGTCTTCGGCGAGTTCGAGTGCGGCGTAGAGCGCCCCGCACTGCTCGCAGGCAGCGATCGTTCGTCGATTGTCGTCTTGATCACCCATTCGCAGTGCGAGTTCGGCGAACGGCCCACATATATCCGCTGTGAGGCCTCGAGCGGTAACAGTGCTGTTACTCCTGGGGGAACAACACCGACGGACCGCCGGCGTGGATACCGACGGGCTACCGGTCCGGGAGCGTCGCCTCGCCCCGCGAACGCCGGCCGGTCGCTTTTCCGACGGCTGGTGATAGCTCGGTTTATGGCCGAGGGACCGAACCGCGATCGAGCACAGGACCGGGCGGAGAAACGGCAATCCGAGCGAGCCGACCACACGGAGTCGATCCTCAAGGACGTCGAACGCCACCTCGGCGAGCTGGAGTATCCGGTCACCAGCGAGGAACTGGCGACGGAGTACGCGAACGAACCGATCGACATGCCGAACGAGACGGAGTCGCTGGGGAGCGTCTTCGACCGGCTGGTGGGCGAGCAGTTCGATTCGCCCGAGGAGGTCCGCGAGGCGGCCTACGGCGAACTCACCGGGAAGGCCGGCAGCCCCAACGAGGCCAACGCCGAACGGGAGCTCGGCGAACTGGACGACGACGCACAGGAGTCGCGCGGCGAACGCGGGAGCGACGCGTACTGACCGGGACGTCGGCGGCGGGTCGAACGCCGTTCGGCCGGTCGCTCGCCGCGCAGTCGGTCGGATCGTGATAGCAGAACGGATTTACGTTCCCGTCGCCTGTTCTCGCGTATGGATTACGAATCGAGTCTCGACCGAGCGATGGAGGACGTTCCCGATATCGGGGGCGACGAACAGCGGCTACAGATTCCCGACCCGCAGCCACAGAAAGACGGCGCGTTCACGCGGGTGACCAATCTCGACGAGATCGCCGACGTCCTCTCCCGGGACACCGAGCATCTCCACCGGTTCATCCAGCGCGAACTGGGGACCAGCGGCAAACTCGAGAACGGCCGCGGCCGGTACAACGGGAGCTTCTCCCAGACGGACCTCGACGCAGCGATCGACGCCTACGTCGACGAGTACGTTCTCTGTTCGGAGTGTGGGCTGCCGGACACCCGCCTCGTCCGCGAGGACCGGACGCCGATGCTGCGCTGTGACGCCTGCGGTGCGTTCCGCCCCGTCACCAAGCGCTCGACCAGTTCCCAGCAGCAACAACAGCAGGACGCCGTCGAGGAAGGGCAGACCTACACGGTCGAGATCACCGGGACCGGCCGCAAAGGCGACGGCGTCGCGGAGAAGGGCAGCTACACGATCTTCGTCCCCGGCGCGGAAGAGGGCGACGTCGTGGACATCTACATCAAGAACATCTCGGGCAACCTGGCGTTCGCCCGGCTCGACTGAGTCCGGGTTCGATTCGTTCGCCGTTCGCCGAGCGCTCGAGTGCGGATCGCGAAATTAAAGTAAACTTGTCCTAGTCACACTGCTGTGGGAGTATCGTTTGACCTCTTCGGGACGCTCGTGACCGCCGACCGTCCGGACGATCCGGCGACAGCCGTCGCGACCGAATTAGCGAAGCGAGACGTCGCCGTCCCCGACGACTGGAGCGCCGCGTACGCGGAGCCACACGTCGACGCACCCGAGGGTGCGGAAGTACCGCTTCCGGCCCACGTCTCACGCGCGCTCGCGAGCCGCGACGTCGACTACGAGCACAACGCCGCCAGACGGGCCGTCGTCGCGGCGTTCGATCCGACCGTCGAAACCAGACCGGGCGCGCTCGAGGCCGTCGCCGCCGCCCGGGACCGCGGCCCGGTCGCGATCTGTTCGAACTGCAGCGTACCGGAGCTGGTCGGGCGGACGCTCGTCAGGTCCGACTTCGAGCGCGACGATTTCGACGCGATCGTCACGAGCGTGGGCTGTGGCTGGCGCAAGCCGGCACCCGAAATCTTCGAACTGACCGCGGACGAACTCGGCGTCGCGACTCCCGATCTCGTCCACGTCGGCGACGATCCGGCCGCCGACGGCGGTATCGAATCCGTCGGCGGGACGGCGCTACTGCTCGAGGATCTGTCGCTCGCCGACGTGCCGCCGCGACTGGCTGCGCTCGCCGACCGGAGCGGTCATGACTGAGCGGTCCGAGTCCGACGGTATGGAGGCGTCAACGTGGCGCTGACGACGCTCGCGATCGTCGGGCTCGCGTTCAGTCTCGATCTGCTGATCGGCGAGCCGCCAACCGCCGTCCATCCGGTGGCGTGGTTCGGCCGACTCGTCGACGTGCTCGATCGGCCGTGGAGCGACGACGAGCGCCGCCAGCGACTGGTCGGCGTCGCCGTCGCCGCCCTCGCCCCGCTCGTCCCGGCCGCCGTCGCCGCCGGAACCGTTCTCGCGGCGGCGACCGTTCACCCGATGGGCGCTGGCATCGCCGCCGGCCTCGTCCTCTTCCTGACGACCAGCCTGCGCACGCTGCTCGAGCTCACCGAGGACGTCGTCGCGGCGACCGAAGCCGACCTCGAGCGGGCCCGCGAACGGGTTCGCGGACTGGTCGGGCGGGACGCGTCGCCCCTCTCGGCCGGCGAGCTCCGCAGCGCGGCCGTGGAAAGCGCGGCCGAGAACCTCGCAGACGGACTGGTCGCGACGCTGCTGGCGTTCGCAGCGCTCGCACCGATATCCCTGCCGGCCGCGGCGGCGGCCGCCGCGTGGGTCAAGGGCGTCAACACGCTGGACTCGATGCTCGGCTATCCCTCGAAACCGCTCGGCACCGCGAGCGCGCGCCTGGACGACCTCGTGATGTTCCTGCCGGCCCGGATCGCCGCGGCCGCCATCGCCCTCGCGGCGGTCGATCCGCTCGCGGTCGTCCGGGCTCGGCGGTGGGCGCGCGTCCCGCCGTCGCCCAACTCCGGCTGGCCGATGGCGACGCTCGCCTGCGCGCTCGCGGTACGCCTCGAGAAGCCGACCGTCTACGTCCTCAATCCCGACGCCGAACTCCCGATGCTGGCGGACGGCGAGCGAGCCGTCGCCGTCGTCGGTCGAGCGGCCGTCGTCTCGGTGATCGTCGCCGTCGCGCTGGCGGTACTCGTCTCGGGCTCGGCGGCGGCGTCGATCGCACCCCGGATCGCGGAGGTGAGCGTCGGATGGCGGTGAGCAGCCGCTGGATCGGCGCCGTTCGCGGCGGGCTCGGATTTCTGACGCGGCTCCCGGTCGGCTACCGCGACGGCGATTGGGAGGCGTTCCGAGCGACGCCGGCGGCGTTTCCGCTCGTCGGCCTCGTCGCAGGTGCGCTGGCGGCGCTTCCGCTACTCGCTGCCGAGACGCTCGCAGCGCCGACCGTGGCGCTGGGCTACCTGTGTGCGGTGTACGCGGTGACGGGCATCCACCACCTCGACGGTGTCGCCGATCTGGGAGATGCGCTGGTGGTACACGGCGACGCGGAGCGCCGCCGCGAGGTGCTGAAGGACACGACGACCGGCGTCGGCGCGCTGCTTTCGGTGTCGATCACGGTCGTGGCGCTGGCGCTCGGCGGCCTCGGGCTGGCGGCGCTCCCCGTCGTCGCGGCGGTCGGCGTCGCGATCGGTGCCGAGGTCGGAACGAAACTGGGGATGGCCGGGATGGCCTGCTACGGACGGGCCGCGTCCGACGGGATGGGAAAGCAGTTCACCGATGCGGCGACCGTCGGGTCGTTCTTCGCTCCCCTGGCCGTCGCGGTGTTCGCCGCGACGGTCGTCTGGCCACACCCCGGTGCAGCCGCTCTCTTCGGGGCCGTCGCCGGCGGAGGCCTTCCGTGGAACTGGGCGAATCGGTATCTCGGGGGCATCAACGGCGACGTTTTCGGCGCGGCCAACGAGATCGGCCGCGTCGCCGGCGTCCACCTGGGGGTGATCGCGTGGACGCTGTTGTGATGTGTGGCGGGCGGGGAACCCGCCTCGAGAGCTCCCACGAGAAGCCGCTGTATCCGATCGAGGGGACGGCGATGATCGATCGCGTGCTAGCGGCCCTGCGAGAGAGCCGGATCGAGACCATCCACGCCGCCGTCTCCCCGCACGCGCCGGAGACGCGAACCCACCTCGAGGGAACCGCCGACGTCTCGACGATCGGGACGGCGGGCGACGGCTACGTGGCCGACCTGCTGACCGTCCTCGAGCGGTCCGACGTCTCGCCGCCGGTCCTGACCGTCGCCGCGGACCTGCCGCT from Natrinema salaciae encodes:
- a CDS encoding RNA-guided endonuclease InsQ/TnpB family protein, translating into EDTVGLDLGVLNFVYDSEGRTIDRLDLSDDRERLEREQRSLSRKQYESQNWEKQRRRVAKVHARMSNKKRDYKHKIAHFYATEYDAVFVEDLNVRSMLESDGNARNKAEVGWSDFRAILEHHCDKHGTHYVEVNPSGTTKECAECGAESDKPLWVREHSCPSCGFETDRDWNAALNVKSRGLSELGVVHSKGTPVETATSADTRSVSASRVVETGSSVLKERVALATSE
- a CDS encoding PGF-CTERM sorting domain-containing protein; its protein translation is MARFRERGPSWRQSLLALGLGLAVVASLVAAGAAGASAGVVDPDSNGTVSEAEYVKPAPEQGDPYFEAAASDGSWISYENPRDEYRNPYLGDGSGKVCVTLVNENGDPVVGESVPNTSVTIPTNNVTSWHSHADPMTVQFPMTDHYDRPLDADEFGTSPDISQGDGYMDTHCIEMHGLPEDATVEYGEAEISGEHADRIDLVGYIQQIPEGDGWDTDIDPVTAAEPYAEAGGGWTYETNATHAGVVVVLQLDAPADERFEPADSNTDVTDSNGDTNATEQTDGTDGGGDDEMPGFGALAALATLSIGALARRRK
- a CDS encoding DUF5789 family protein, translating into MAEGPNRDRAQDRAEKRQSERADHTESILKDVERHLGELEYPVTSEELATEYANEPIDMPNETESLGSVFDRLVGEQFDSPEEVREAAYGELTGKAGSPNEANAERELGELDDDAQESRGERGSDAY
- a CDS encoding translation initiation factor IF-2 subunit beta, with translation MDYESSLDRAMEDVPDIGGDEQRLQIPDPQPQKDGAFTRVTNLDEIADVLSRDTEHLHRFIQRELGTSGKLENGRGRYNGSFSQTDLDAAIDAYVDEYVLCSECGLPDTRLVREDRTPMLRCDACGAFRPVTKRSTSSQQQQQQDAVEEGQTYTVEITGTGRKGDGVAEKGSYTIFVPGAEEGDVVDIYIKNISGNLAFARLD
- a CDS encoding HAD family hydrolase, whose translation is MGVSFDLFGTLVTADRPDDPATAVATELAKRDVAVPDDWSAAYAEPHVDAPEGAEVPLPAHVSRALASRDVDYEHNAARRAVVAAFDPTVETRPGALEAVAAARDRGPVAICSNCSVPELVGRTLVRSDFERDDFDAIVTSVGCGWRKPAPEIFELTADELGVATPDLVHVGDDPAADGGIESVGGTALLLEDLSLADVPPRLAALADRSGHD
- the cbiB gene encoding adenosylcobinamide-phosphate synthase CbiB, whose amino-acid sequence is MALTTLAIVGLAFSLDLLIGEPPTAVHPVAWFGRLVDVLDRPWSDDERRQRLVGVAVAALAPLVPAAVAAGTVLAAATVHPMGAGIAAGLVLFLTTSLRTLLELTEDVVAATEADLERARERVRGLVGRDASPLSAGELRSAAVESAAENLADGLVATLLAFAALAPISLPAAAAAAAWVKGVNTLDSMLGYPSKPLGTASARLDDLVMFLPARIAAAAIALAAVDPLAVVRARRWARVPPSPNSGWPMATLACALAVRLEKPTVYVLNPDAELPMLADGERAVAVVGRAAVVSVIVAVALAVLVSGSAAASIAPRIAEVSVGWR
- the cobS gene encoding adenosylcobinamide-GDP ribazoletransferase translates to MAVSSRWIGAVRGGLGFLTRLPVGYRDGDWEAFRATPAAFPLVGLVAGALAALPLLAAETLAAPTVALGYLCAVYAVTGIHHLDGVADLGDALVVHGDAERRREVLKDTTTGVGALLSVSITVVALALGGLGLAALPVVAAVGVAIGAEVGTKLGMAGMACYGRAASDGMGKQFTDAATVGSFFAPLAVAVFAATVVWPHPGAAALFGAVAGGGLPWNWANRYLGGINGDVFGAANEIGRVAGVHLGVIAWTLL
- a CDS encoding NTP transferase domain-containing protein, whose product is MCGGRGTRLESSHEKPLYPIEGTAMIDRVLAALRESRIETIHAAVSPHAPETRTHLEGTADVSTIGTAGDGYVADLLTVLERSDVSPPVLTVAADLPLLEATVVDRVLAAHGDGVASRTVCVPAALKRRLGVSIDARLEPDDYLAPTGVNVVGTTDESTTMTDIHYDPRLAVNVNRLEDARVAADRLRRRSVEGR